A stretch of Arachis hypogaea cultivar Tifrunner chromosome 15, arahy.Tifrunner.gnm2.J5K5, whole genome shotgun sequence DNA encodes these proteins:
- the LOC112749935 gene encoding uncharacterized protein isoform X10 gives MSSVNLNTSFLFHQGSRSRSPTFHLFHTLTKLPISSITTKKPQKGNRFFPFPSFSVSVVLTKEEVLKGKEENKESEKPAFNFKSYMVNRARNFDNLPSLRHFEDLMVTPLALTVCHGGSAGAVTEGAPELLPKEKDSEGGEGGNKQGQQGKASEGEERASESPCKAESQRGMMKSSDKPPKGSNSGTLAAESPVVNNRSDGTGSPATPNMDVKAESKFLMVTAGGSMARSK, from the exons ATGAGTTCCGTGAACCTCAACACAAGTTTCCTGTTCCACCAAGGCAGCAGATCCAGATCTCCAACTTTTCATCTGTTCCACACACTCACAAAACTCCCCATTTCTTCAATTACCACGAAGAAGCCACAAAAAGGGAATCGATTTTTTCCTTTTCCTTCATTCTCGGTCTCCGTGGTGCTTACCAAAGAAGAAGTCCTCAAGggcaaagaagaaaataaagagagcGAGAAACCCGCTTTCAATTTCAAGTCCTATATGGTCAATAGAGCGAGAAACTTTGACAACCTCCCCTCGCTGCGCCATTTTGAGGATTTGATGGTGACTCCCTTGGCGCTCACCGTCTGTCACGGAGGGAGCGCCGGAGCTGTCACAGAGGGAGCGCCGGAGCTTCTCCCGAAAGAGAAGGATTCAGAAGGCGGCGAAGGTGGAAACAAACAAGGACAACAAGGGAAGGCGTCAGAGGGAGAAGAACGAGCTAGCGAATCGCCTTGCAAAGCTGAGTCGCAGCGCGGCATGATGAAGAGTTCAGATAAACCTCCGAAGGGGTCGAATTCAGGAACCCTAGCTGCTGAATCACCTGTTGTGAACAATCGGAGTGATGGTACG GGGAGCCCTGCTACGCCGAATATGGATGTCAAAGCTGAAAGTAAG
- the LOC112749935 gene encoding uncharacterized protein isoform X8, which translates to MSSVNLNTSFLFHQGSRSRSPTFHLFHTLTKLPISSITTKKPQKGNRFFPFPSFSVSVVLTKEEVLKGKEENKESEKPAFNFKSYMVNRARNFDNLPSLRHFEDLMVTPLALTVCHGGSAGAVTEGAPELLPKEKDSEGGEGGNKQGQQGKASEGEERASESPCKAESQRGMMKSSDKPPKGSNSGTLAAESPVVNNRSDAELQGSPATPNMDVKAESKFLMVTAGGSMARSK; encoded by the exons ATGAGTTCCGTGAACCTCAACACAAGTTTCCTGTTCCACCAAGGCAGCAGATCCAGATCTCCAACTTTTCATCTGTTCCACACACTCACAAAACTCCCCATTTCTTCAATTACCACGAAGAAGCCACAAAAAGGGAATCGATTTTTTCCTTTTCCTTCATTCTCGGTCTCCGTGGTGCTTACCAAAGAAGAAGTCCTCAAGggcaaagaagaaaataaagagagcGAGAAACCCGCTTTCAATTTCAAGTCCTATATGGTCAATAGAGCGAGAAACTTTGACAACCTCCCCTCGCTGCGCCATTTTGAGGATTTGATGGTGACTCCCTTGGCGCTCACCGTCTGTCACGGAGGGAGCGCCGGAGCTGTCACAGAGGGAGCGCCGGAGCTTCTCCCGAAAGAGAAGGATTCAGAAGGCGGCGAAGGTGGAAACAAACAAGGACAACAAGGGAAGGCGTCAGAGGGAGAAGAACGAGCTAGCGAATCGCCTTGCAAAGCTGAGTCGCAGCGCGGCATGATGAAGAGTTCAGATAAACCTCCGAAGGGGTCGAATTCAGGAACCCTAGCTGCTGAATCACCTGTTGTGAACAATCGGAGTGATG CAGAATTGCAGGGGAGCCCTGCTACGCCGAATATGGATGTCAAAGCTGAAAGTAAG
- the LOC112749935 gene encoding uncharacterized protein isoform X9: protein MSSVNLNTSFLFHQGSRSRSPTFHLFHTLTKLPISSITTKKPQKGNRFFPFPSFSVSVVLTKEEVLKGKEENKESEKPAFNFKSYMVNRARNFDNLPSLRHFEDLMVTPLALTVCHGGSAGAVTEGAPELLPKEKDSEGGEGGNKQGQQGKASEGEERASESPCKAESQRGMMKSSDKPPKGSNSGTLAAESPVVNNRSDELQGSPATPNMDVKAESKFLMVTAGGSMARSK, encoded by the exons ATGAGTTCCGTGAACCTCAACACAAGTTTCCTGTTCCACCAAGGCAGCAGATCCAGATCTCCAACTTTTCATCTGTTCCACACACTCACAAAACTCCCCATTTCTTCAATTACCACGAAGAAGCCACAAAAAGGGAATCGATTTTTTCCTTTTCCTTCATTCTCGGTCTCCGTGGTGCTTACCAAAGAAGAAGTCCTCAAGggcaaagaagaaaataaagagagcGAGAAACCCGCTTTCAATTTCAAGTCCTATATGGTCAATAGAGCGAGAAACTTTGACAACCTCCCCTCGCTGCGCCATTTTGAGGATTTGATGGTGACTCCCTTGGCGCTCACCGTCTGTCACGGAGGGAGCGCCGGAGCTGTCACAGAGGGAGCGCCGGAGCTTCTCCCGAAAGAGAAGGATTCAGAAGGCGGCGAAGGTGGAAACAAACAAGGACAACAAGGGAAGGCGTCAGAGGGAGAAGAACGAGCTAGCGAATCGCCTTGCAAAGCTGAGTCGCAGCGCGGCATGATGAAGAGTTCAGATAAACCTCCGAAGGGGTCGAATTCAGGAACCCTAGCTGCTGAATCACCTGTTGTGAACAATCGGAGTGATG AATTGCAGGGGAGCCCTGCTACGCCGAATATGGATGTCAAAGCTGAAAGTAAG